In Humulus lupulus chromosome 6, drHumLupu1.1, whole genome shotgun sequence, a single genomic region encodes these proteins:
- the LOC133781364 gene encoding disease resistance protein At4g27190-like, which yields MEIVISIAGKIAEYTVAPVGRQLGYLFRYTSNVDNLKTQMHDLKDARERLQHRVEEEINNCQEIENDVRNWLSSVEQISEKVDTFLNQEDHAKVACSSCGSVFHLVTRHQLSRKAKKVAIDVLAVSEKNKFGSIPISYCPQTESSFQITKGYETFESRKRILKDIMVAVRDANRSRIGLYGMGGIGKTMLAKEIARRAEEEKLFSKVVMTTISQTPNIEEIQQEIAEMLDIKKFGEIESTSKRAYRLRQRLKQETSIMLILDDVWKELDLEVIGIPDECKMLLTSRSLDVLCSSMDIVESNNFSIKALDSRESISMFKKIIGEKVEKPDYNDLAHKIVGECAGLPIAIATVARALKYKNNLEPWADALQRLQSSNFTGIDGMHDKVYASIRLSYDFLGSREDEAKSLLLLCALHKEDQEIMVDNLIRYSMGWDLLQDVKEMKQAKNRVNSLVDKLKSRCLLLDGESKNYVKMHDVIRDVCISIAKEDEHCMNNITSANVDEEFNIHERHKGSKVISCLEYDLDKLPEKLECPRLELLLLSGKPLKSISDYFFEQTRQLKVLSMSGSNLRLLPSSFHLLQNLQTLCLRGSSLRDIGVIGDLKNLKVLDLSWSGSIKRLPKDISELRRLQLLDLRGCWSLKVIEPNVISNLTKIEELYMPHTFTEWETEEGTMKERRNVSLIEIKSLQRLKILCLSIPSESVLPKGLFTEKLERYRISIGGTYEIFVENEISRWLHLNLSQTSEIIAFGLESLMKRSEYLSLERLMDVNNVAPCLDKDGFPRLKHLILIQLTSLERICHGKLPLSSFNELRKVKVRSCGKLKILFPFSVAKLLHEIIVEKCEMMEEIVSYGGENEGDDEAAHDIDESLQLRSLCLHSLPNIVQFYCSKLKTSGESSVHDYSKPLFSETVSLSNLEELTMSRMNIERIWPDQPLSSFDLQNLTSLTVRSCNKIKYLFCFSMAERLVNLKKLKVHDCVAMKNILKCRKLQEERSSLENKSLFTNLEILNLSKLRVFETFCSEDSCIKEVSLDNDEEKIVPKQHLFNGMIAFPNLKELSVSNCNNLKYLLSTVMARSFVQLKKLKVSDCNNIEEVIVSDDESLGRSKEIIFEKLEFLWLQTLPNVIKFCDGDCIKCPLLSELLIHKCPKLKEFISNYMATKACTTSEEMGMMVAAKQNVFKDKVIFPNLKELTTDWSEAVNETFEINSSQSSSTISTFPNLSKLNMQMTSRDKPIALSDVKLFLHKYHNIHTLRLRGSFVDGHEQQQPGEAYELINTATCLKTLIIGGADMLNHVFGDPEYAQPSHTILFQNLKDLTIFKCSRLQSFAPSFMSFHKLKYLTVRECHGLTYLFSSSTAITLVQLKQMVIQNCRRMREVISTNYYNYDEEGQTEAESEHHHFVFHRLETLRLKNLPNLKRFYSGNQVMSFPNLEELCVRKCPDMMSFSHGIISTSTYFNTIKIIDGIENWEGDVNTTITKLWEDNSYLGLGCLFSHETDGDDDQHCQENA from the exons ATGGAAATTGTTATTTCAATTGCTGGGAAAATAGCGGAGTACACAGTGGCACCCGTTGGTCGACAGTTGGGTTATCTATTTCGCTACACGAGCAATGTAGATAATCTCAAAACTCAAATGCATGATTTGAAGGATGCTAGGGAAAGACTGCAACATCGTGTAGAGGAAGAGATAAATAATTGTCAAGAAATCGAAAATGATGTTCGAAATTGGCTGAGCAGCGTTGAGCAAATCTCTGAAAAGGTTGACACATTTCTTAACCAAGAAGACCACGCAAAGGTTGCGTGTTCTTCTTGTGGATCCGTTTTTCATTTGGTGACGCGACATCAATTGAGTAGGAAAGCAAAGAAGGTGGCAATCGATGTGCTTGCAGTCTCAGAGAAAAACAAATTTGGTTCGATACCGATTTCTTATTGTCCTCAGACAGAAAGTTCATTCCAAATAACCAAAGGCTACGAGACTTTTGAATCAAGGAAAAGAATTCTGAAGGACATAATGGTGGCTGTGAGAGATGCTAACAGGAGCAGGATAGGATTGTATGGAATGGGTGGAATTGGCAAAACTATGCTTGCCAAAGAAATTGCCAGACGAGCTGAGGAAGAGAAGTTATTTAGTAAGGTGGTTATGACGACTATTTCTCAGACACCTAATATAGAAGAGATTCAACAAGAGATTGCTGAAATGTTGGATATCAAAAAGTTTGGTGAAATAGAGAGCACAAGCAAGAGAGCATATCGACTTCGACAGCGATTAAAGCAAGAAACAAGTATTATGTTAATTCTCGACGATGTTTGGAAGGAACTCGATCTAGAAGTTATTGGAATCCCTGATGAGTGCAAAATGCTACTAACCTCTAGATCTCTAGATGTTTTATGCAGCTCTATGGATATTGTTGAGAGTAATAATTTCTCAATTAAGGCATTAGACTCGAGGGAATCCATAAGTATGTTTAAGAAAATAATTGGAGAAAAAGTTGAAAAGCCAGATTACAATGATTTGGCACATAAGATTGTTGGGGAATGTGCAGGCCTGCCAATTGCCATTGCAACAGTGGCACGTGCTTTGAAATACAAAAATAACTTGGAACCATGGGCAGATGCGTTGCAACGACTACAAAGTTCGAACTTCACAGGGATTGATGGAATGCATGATAAAGTTTATGCAAGTATTAGGTTAAGCTACGATTTTCTCGGAAGTCGTGAGGATGAGGCAAAATCATTGTTATTGCTTTGTGCTTTACATAAAGAAGATCAAGAAATAATGGTCGATAACTTGATAAGATATAGTATGGGTTGGGACTTGCTTCAAGACGTCAAGGAAATGAAACAAGCAAAAAATAGGGTGAATTCATTGGTGGATAAATTAAAATCTCGTTGTCTGTTACTGGATGGTGAAAGTAAAAATTATGTAAAGATGCACGATGTCATTCGTGATGTGTGCATATCAATTGCGAAGGAAGATGAGCATTGCATGAATAACATTACCAGTGCAAATGTGGATGAGGAGTTCAATATCCACGAAAGACATAAAGGATCTAAAGTAATTTCCTGTCTTGAATATGATCTTGATAAGCTTCCTGAAAAATTGGAATGTCCTAGGTTAGAGTTACTTCTTCTATCTGGTAAGCCTTTGAAATCGATTTCGGACTACTTTTTTGAACAAACTAGGCAGCTTAAAGTTTTGAGTATGAGCGGTTCAAACCTAAGATTATTGCCATCGTCTTTTCATTTGCTTCAAAATCTCCAAACATTATGTCTACGTGGTTCTTCTCTTAGAGACATAGGTGTGATTGGTGACTTGAAGAATTTAAAAGTTCTTGATCTCTCTTGGTCTGGTTCCATTAAGCGGTTGCCAAAAGATATAAGTGAATTGCGGCGATTGCAACTTCTAGATCTACGAGGATGCTGGAGTCTAAAAGTTATCGAGCCGAATGTCATTTCTAATTTGACAAAGATTGAAGAACTCTACATGCCACACACATTTACCGAATGGGAGACTGAAGAAGGCACaatgaaagaaagaagaaatgtcAGTCTTATTGAGATAAAGAGTTTGCAACGACTGAAGATTTTATGTTTGTCTATACCAAGTGAAAGTGTTTTGCCAAAGGGGTTGTTTACTGAAAAATTGGAGAGATATCGAATATCTATTGGAGGTACATACGAAATTTTTGTTGAAAATGAAATTTCAAGGTGGTTGCACCTAAATCTCTCTCAAACAAGTGAAATAATTGCATTTGGACTTGAATCGTTAATGAAAAGGTCTGAATATTTATCATTAGAGAGATTAATGGATGTCAACAATGTTGCTCCCTGTTTGGATAAAGATGGTTTTCCTAGATTGAAGCATTTGATCCTTATACAGTTAACAAGCTTGGAAAGGATATGTCATGGAAAACTCCCATTGAGCTCGTTTAATGAATTGAGAAAGGTGAAAGTGAGGTCTTGTGGTAAATTAAAGATTTTGTTTCCCTTTTCGGTCGCCAAACTACTTCATGAAATTATAGTAGAAAAATGCGAGATGATGGAAGAGATAGTCAGCTATGGGGGAGAAAATGAAGGTGATGATGAAGCTGCCCATGACATTGACGAGTCTTTGCAATTACGCTCATTGTGTCTACATTCTTTACCAAACATTGTCCAATTCTATTGCTCCAAGTTGAAGACATCTGGCGAGTCTTCAGTACATGATTATTCAAAGCCTTTATTTAGTGAAACG GTTTCTTTATCGAACTTGGAGGAATTGACTATGTCGAGAATGAATATAGAAAGGATATGGCCAGACCAACCTCTATCAAGTTTTGACCTACAAAACTTAACAAGCTTGACAGTACGAAGTTGCAAcaaaataaagtatttattttgtttttctatgGCTGAAAGGCTTGTAAACTTGAAGAAGCTGAAGGTACATGATTGTGTGGCTATGAAAAACATTCTCAAATGTAGGAAACTACAAGAAGAAAGAAGTTCGTTAGAGAATAAAAGCTTGTTCactaacttagaaattcttaACCTCTCCAAACTTCGAGTTTTTGAAACATTTTGTTCAGAAGATTCATGCATCAAAGAAGTGTCACTTGATAACGATGAAGAGAAGATTGTACCAAAACAACACCTCTTCAATGGAATG atTGCATTTCCCAACTTAAAAGAGTTGAGTGTTTCGAATTGTAACAATTTGAAGTATCTCTTATCAACAGTCATGGCTCGAAGTTTTGTACAACTCAAGAAATTAAAAGTATCTGATTGCAATAACATAGAAGAGGTAATAGTCAGTGATGATGAATCATTAGGTAGAAGCAAagaaataatatttgaaaaactaGAATTTCTTTGGCTTCAGACTCTTCCAAACGTTATAAAATTTTGTGATGGAGATTGTATAAAATGTCCATTGTTGTCTGAACTGCTTATACACAAATGTCCTAAACTAAAGGAATTTATAAGTAATTATATGGCTACAAAGGCATGTACTACCAGTGAAGAAATGGGCATGATGGTGGCGGCTAAACAAAATGTCTTCAAAGATAAG GTAATTTTCCCCAACCTAAAGGAATTGACAACTGATTGGAGTGAAGCAGTAAATGAGACATTTGAGATCAATAGTAGTCAATCTTCTTCAACAATCTCCACCTTTCCCAACCTTTCTAAACTTAACATGCAGATGACATCTCGTGATAAACCAATTGCTCTATCAGATGTCAAGTTATTCCTTCACAAATATCACAATATTCATACTCTTCGACTGAGAGGCTCTTTTGTGGATGGACATGAacaacaacaacctggtgagGCTTATGAATTGATCAACACTGCTACGTGTTTGAAGACACTAATTATTGGGGGTGCTGATATGCTGAATCATGTGTTTGGGGACCCAGAATATGCTCAACCATCACACACTATTctctttcaaaatttaaaagatcTCACTATATTCAAATGTAGCAGATTACAGAGCTTTGCACCGTCGTTTATGTCTTTCCACAAATTGAAATATCTGACAGTAAGAGAATGCCATGGGCTGACGTACTTATTCTCCTCTTCAACAGCAATCACCCTGGTACAATTGAAACAAATGGTCATACAAAATTGCAGAAGAATGAGAGAGGTTATTAGTacaaattattataattatgatgAGGAAGGCCAAACAGAAGCAGAGAGCGAACACCATCACTTTGTTTTCCACAGACTGGAGACATTAAGGCTTAAGAATTTACCCAATCTCAAAAGGTTCTACTCAGGCAATCAAGTTATGAGTTTCCCAAATTTGGAAGAATTATGTGTGAGGAAATGCCCTGATATGATGAGTTTTTCACATGGAATTATAAGTACCTCAACATATTTCAACACAATCAAGATTATtgatggtattgagaattgggaggGAGATGTCAACACCACTATAACAAAACTTTGGGAGGACAATTCCTATTTGGGATTAGGATGTTTATTCTCTCATGAAACG GATGGTGATGATGATCAACACTGCCAAGAAAATGCATGA